CTATTGTAGATATTCTTTCCCCTTTTGCCCCTTTGCGCCTTTGCGTGAGATAATCTGCGGATTGTAATATGTGGGCAATAAACTCAACCAGATTCGGCCTCGCCAATGCTGACATTCTCTGCGAACCTGAACCAAACCTAAGATAAGCAAGTTTTTTCGGTGCAAAGACCCTACGGTCGAGATTTAAACTCCATCCGCGATCATACACCGGCGCCAAACGCAAAATAACCAAATTATGAAGTTTACCGCCATCAAACAAAGCAACAAGCCGCCTCTCAGCATCCAACTTGCTCACAGCATAATCACTCGAAGGCCAACAATCCCCATCCTCCGTCCTTCCGTTTCCTGTTTCCTGTTTCCTGTCTCCCTTATCCGTCTTTCCTGTCCCCTGACCTCTGACCCCTGCCCACTGTCCCTTCCCTGACCCCCGACCACTGACCCCTGACCTTTGTTCCCCCTCCCCATACACCGACACCGAAGAAAAAAAGATGAAACACACGCCAGGATTACTTTTAGCGGCAGCCTTCGCAAGATTCTCCGTCACTGCACTATTAACCCGCATATAAGTAGCAGAATCTACCATCCCGATCTTCTGGTGCGCAATACCGGCACAGTGAATGACAACATCCGGGGAATATTTTTCGCAAATCACGGACACAGAATCCTGATCAATCAGATCAGCCTGCTCCCATGCAATATTAAACGCCCCATCTGAGGGGCCTGTAATATCCACCCCAATTACTTTGTTGCCGGAAGCTAATCGACCGCAGAGCGCGCTCCCAATAAAGCCATTAGCACCTGTTATTAAAATATTCATTTTTCAACAATTAGGGTGATATCTCGATAGTCAAAAGCTTTTTGAAAAAGCCTTTATATTCAATCCGTTAAGAATGCTTAGTGCGCTTTATTAAAAGCTTACCAATATCCTGGATATCATGCCTGCCCGCCTCTGGAGGGTAAATCCTGTCTGATTTATAGAGACCTTTGAAAAATGTTCAATTTTGTTCGAGTACAAGGAAGGCGAAAATTTCAACCGGAGGAATATATTGAATATTTCGAGGATTGAAATTTGAGCTTGACGCAGTAATCGGGCAAAAGGGGACGTTATGCAAAGGTCTCTTATAGTCTTTTGTTAACGCCTGATCAGTAACAGCCCGTTTTTAATTTGACATGGCGTGTCACCACTGTTACACTTAAATTTAATTTTATCTGGAGGAAAAGACTATGCCGACTCAAAATCCACGTATAAATGTAGTCCTGAACAATTTGCTTTACCAGGATGTCCGACTTCTGGCAAAAAAGGATAATGTCTCATTATCAGCCAAAGTCAGGGATTTGCTCAAAGAGGCCCTGGAGATTCAAGAGGATATCGCCCTTTCTGCATTTGCTGAAAAAAGGGAAAAGTCATGGAATGACTCTAAGGCGCTAAGCCATGATGATGTATGGTCTTAAGGTTCAGATACCATCCGGACGTTAAAAGATCTGACCTGCCTAAAATTGATGCTAAAAACAGAGGTACGATCAAGAGAGCCATCGAAGATCGGCTTGCCACGCAACCTGAAGCCTATGGAAAGCCGTTGCGAAGAACCCTCAAAGGATACTGGAAATTGAGAGTCGGAGATTACCGTGTTGTTTTCAAAGTTTCCAGTAACAGTATTTTTATCTTCGGTATAATTCACAGAAAAGAAGTTTACAGGCTCATCAAGAAACGGATAGAAGCTTAAGGTCAGCCTTCTATAAAAACTCTGTCATAGAATATTTATGAAGTTTTATAATCAGAATTCCAATCCTGACCAGTTTTCATTAAGGAATTCATCCCATTCGCAACGCGAATCATTCTATTCATCCAGCGAAGCCATCCATCCCGAAGGAAGCCATCCTGGTCTTTAATCCTCTGCCCTCTGACTTCCGACCTCCGACCTCTGACTTCTATCTTTTCCTGCCCTTTAATCCTCTCACCTTCTTATCTTCTTATCTTCTTATGTCCCCTCTTCCCTCTCTGACTTCTATCTTTTCCTGCCCTCTAATCCTCTCACCTTCTTATCTTCTTATCTTCTTATCTTCTTATGTCCCCTCTTCCCGCTCTTCCCTCTTCCCCCTCTGACTTCCGTCCTCCGTTTTTCCTACTCCTATTTTCCCCTGTCTCCGTTTTCCTATTCTTACCTTTTTTCTTGACACCATTAAATAATCGTGTCATTTTGCATGTCAACCATCAATATACATGTTTTTTATTGGAAGGTCGAAAAATGTACAAAAGAAATCTTCGATTACCTGAAAAACCAAAGCAGAGTTTTTTCCTCTGGGGGGCGCGCCAGACCGGTAAAACAACGTTGTTAAAGACATGCTACCCGGATGCAATGCGAATTGATCTCCTCAAAACCGATGAACTCATGCGATACGCAAAGGAGCCGTCGCTCTTGCGGGAAGAGGTGGCAGCGCTTTCACATGAACGACTGATTGTGATTGACGAAATCCAGAAGGCCCCTGTACTTCTGGATGAAATCCATTACATGATTCAGGAGTGGCAACGTGTTTTTGCATTGTGCGGCTCCAGTGCGAGAAAAGTTAGACGAGGGCATGCAAATTTATTGGGCGGCCGTGCGATTCGCTATGAACTCTTCGGCCTGGTAGCACAAGAACTTGGCGCTGATTTTTCCATTGAGCATTTCGTCAACACCGGCCCGCTTCCAGATCATTATGGGGCTGAAAACCCTGCTCTGGCGCTTCGTGCCTATGTGGATGATTACTTGCGGGAAGAAATTCTGGAAGAGGGCCTGACGCGTCGCCTGCCAATATTTTCCGACTTTCTCAGGGTGGCAGCCATCGGGGACACGGAAATGCTGAACATGTCCAACATTGCACGAGAAACGGGGATCTCAGTTTCCACGGTCCGGGACCATTATGGCATCCTGGTCGATACCTTGATGGGCACCTTCCTGCCGGCCTTCACATTGCGGCCCAAGCGCCGCACGATTCAGGCGCCGAAATTCTATTTTCGGGATCTGGGCGTGGTCAACCATCTGGCAAGGCGTGGAGTCATCAAGCCCGGATCGGAACTGTTTGGCAAAGCTTTTGAAAACTGGCTGTTTCATGAACTGTCGGTTCACGCAAAATACAGCGAATTGTTCTATGAACTTTCATACTGGCGACTTTCCAGCGGCATCGAAGTCGATTTTATCCTGGGGCCAGGTACCGTCGCTATTGAAGCAAAGGGCAAGTCAAAAATCACCTCCGGGGATATCAGGGGACTTGTCAATTTCAAAAAAGATTTCCCTGAGGTAAAGTGGCAGATCATCGTTTGTCTTGAAAAAAGGATGAGGAAGACCGACGAAGGTATTCATATCGTGCCTTATCAAGAATTCACCAAATTGCTCTGGGATGGAAAATGGACCCAG
This genomic window from Anaerolineae bacterium contains:
- a CDS encoding NAD-dependent epimerase/dehydratase family protein, giving the protein MNILITGANGFIGSALCGRLASGNKVIGVDITGPSDGAFNIAWEQADLIDQDSVSVICEKYSPDVVIHCAGIAHQKIGMVDSATYMRVNSAVTENLAKAAAKSNPGVCFIFFSSVSVYGEGEQRSGVSGRGSGKGQWAGVRGQGTGKTDKGDRKQETGNGRTEDGDCWPSSDYAVSKLDAERRLVALFDGGKLHNLVILRLAPVYDRGWSLNLDRRVFAPKKLAYLRFGSGSQRMSALARPNLVEFIAHILQSADYLTQRRKGAKGERISTIDEIGLDSGFRRNDENEDRNDENEDWNNKKEGRNDKKQNLQIFNVCDAEPYEFNRIIGVFKKSGIQPNRPVISVPLSFVWFATRIAGIFFSSKREWIHSCYDKLACDLVFDNGKMMGTGFRPINSLENIFLS
- a CDS encoding toxin-antitoxin system, antitoxin component codes for the protein MPTQNPRINVVLNNLLYQDVRLLAKKDNVSLSAKVRDLLKEALEIQEDIALSAFAEKREKSWNDSKALSHDDVWS
- a CDS encoding type II toxin-antitoxin system RelE/ParE family toxin gives rise to the protein MVLRFRYHPDVKRSDLPKIDAKNRGTIKRAIEDRLATQPEAYGKPLRRTLKGYWKLRVGDYRVVFKVSSNSIFIFGIIHRKEVYRLIKKRIEA
- a CDS encoding AAA family ATPase is translated as MYKRNLRLPEKPKQSFFLWGARQTGKTTLLKTCYPDAMRIDLLKTDELMRYAKEPSLLREEVAALSHERLIVIDEIQKAPVLLDEIHYMIQEWQRVFALCGSSARKVRRGHANLLGGRAIRYELFGLVAQELGADFSIEHFVNTGPLPDHYGAENPALALRAYVDDYLREEILEEGLTRRLPIFSDFLRVAAIGDTEMLNMSNIARETGISVSTVRDHYGILVDTLMGTFLPAFTLRPKRRTIQAPKFYFRDLGVVNHLARRGVIKPGSELFGKAFENWLFHELSVHAKYSELFYELSYWRLSSGIEVDFILGPGTVAIEAKGKSKITSGDIRGLVNFKKDFPEVKWQIIVCLEKRMRKTDEGIHIVPYQEFTKLLWDGKWTQ